TATGTTCTAGATTaactaaaaaacccagaaaccaTCAAGTGAGGCAGTGTTTTGTTTGGTCTCTACCAGAACAAAAGTCCCAGCTGCTAGTAACTAAGATATCCTGGTTACCTCAACCCTGTCCTGTTGGCTAATAGGGGGGTGTAGGTGAATGTTTTAATTATatgaataatttgggttttgttaCCACGAGATTTGCCAggcctcctgctctgctgcaagcTTCCTGCTGCCATTAACCCTGATTAGTGCAGATTAGTTCTAGGTGCTGTCCTTTACTGTGCTGGGAAAACCCCAGGGGAATCTCAGCTTCTCACCATCTCATCTCTAGAAAAGGTCCAAAGCAGCTcctttgttgtgattttttttcccttttgactATGGCAGTGGtagaattaatgttttctgcagCCAAAAGGCACTTTTTCCCTTTATCAGTTCCATGAGGCACTCAGCTCCTTCTCTTACAATCAGGTTACTGCCTGGTAACTACCTTCTGCTTTTACAAAATGAGTATTTCCAAACACAATACTTGTCATAACCATAACCTGGAGCTGCAAGGATGTGACAACCCCACTGACTGGGCAGTAAATGTGCAGCCTTTGTGCCACTAAGTGTCAGAATCCTCTGAGAAAAGCAGATACTTACAGGCTGAGGCTGAGATCCCAAATTTCTACTCTGCTTTCATTGGCTGCTGCAAACACAAAGGGTGACTTTGGGGACCACACGATGTCAAGAACAAAAGCAGTGGTGGAGCTGAATGTCAGCAGGGGTTTCTGTGACTCCTGGTGCCAGAGCATCATGCTCcagtctgcagagcagctcaggaacATGTCAGTGCTGAAGGGATGCCAAGCAACCTTGTACACAGGAGCCTTGGTGTTTGggaagaaacaacaacaaaaaaaagagataacTTTGTGTTGTTCTGGAGCTGCAGTCTCATGGGATGTTTTCTCATAGTTTTTAATCCCTGAGTGTCCTCTGGCCTTACTAGCAAACCCAGCATGGTGTTAGGTGTGCCCACAGGAAATTAGGAGGCAGCAGATAGGAGAGATGAGGGATTTTAGGAGTGAAAAGCATCCAGCTGGCTCTGCCTTCACTGGCTGCAGGAGAAGCTGATGCTGAAAGGGCAGCTTTCTGGGTGAAGCAGGGGCTTTGAGAGCAAGAGGTGCTGCTCAAGTTCTGCCATCTCCCTCCCAGAGGTAAGACTTCACTTGTGGTTTGCAGGACAATTCAGATTACTGATTGTTTCCTTAAAGCCAGAACTAAAGCTTGAAAACAGTTTGTAGTATGTGTTTTAATCAATGACTGTAAAAAGATCCTGTTGCTGTAGCAGGCAGTTCTGCAGGACAGGGATGCTTTATGCTGGGGGAGTTCATTCCTGACATAAGAAATTTAGGTTTCTTGGCTGGCAGATGTTTTTAGTAAATAGAATAGTAAATAAGTAAACTAGTAAATAAGAAACTGTTATAATGGTGAACTTAATGGAATGGTTTCTGCTGCCATTCCTTTTTCTGTGCCTCACTCACCTTGTGGCCTCTGTATGTCTGGAGAAACTGCTCAGTGCCAGAACAAGAACATTTGTGGATATGCCCTTCTTCTGTCCCAGCAAGATAAAGGTTGGTGTCCTGAAAGGAAGGTCAAAGCAACCACCTCTTTACCCACGCATCTGGTAAGGGTGGGGTGAGCTTGGTAGTGACAATCCTGTGCAGAGCTGAGGTGGAATTGCCTGGAGGTTGTTTGGGGGTGTTTGGGCAGCAGGTCCAGGGGTGCCAGAAGGTACCAGGTGTGCTCTGTGtgctctccagctctgcacagcacacCCTGGCATTGTAACTCCTGAAAAGCTCAGACCTCAGGTGCTCTGAGGACAAAACATTCAGGTGGATGCAGAGGAGAAGCACAGCCATCTAAGTCCTATGCCTGGGAGATGCTGAACCATCAATTTCTCCCTGATTTGACCAGGGGGAGACAAAGTGGCCCAGAGTGAATGTGAGTAACGTGGCTGCTGTTCTGGTTGTTCAcacccagggctgagctgtgaCCTTGTTGGTGACACCCAGGGATGACTTGCTTGCTTTACCAGACCACCCTTTGGGGGTAAAACTGTTTTTAGCTCAGAGGCAGTTTGTTTCAGAACTAAATATGCTTCAAAACACCAGTGCAGCCTGATGCACACTCAGGTAGCTCCAGCTGGGGATCCCACCCCTGCTGCATAGTTCTCCTGGATCAATTCTTCCTGACCCTACCTTTGGGTGGAAGTCAAAGCACATTCCAGCTGCCCGTTGAGATATCCGagtttcacttttcctttctttctcactgGGTAGTTTTTTCTGCTCACTTCCCATTTGCTTGATTTTCATCAGATCTGTTCAAACaccaagaggtttttttgtcaaCGAGAGACCTGACAGTGCTACGAGTTAACTCAGGATTTTCTGTGCCATGCTCAACAGCTCCTCAGTGTTTTGTGTAGGAGAACCAGTGTAAGGAAtgtcagctgaaataaaatgaaacaattgGAGTTTGGGGTTTTACCAGAAAGCTGCAGGGGGAGGTGCTTACCAGTGCAGTCCAGTCTTTTCTGGATAAACCACTCGGTTACTCGGCCATCTGCTGAGATACTGATCAGTCTCTCTTTTTTACCATCCCCTGCTGTACCTCTGTCCTGTTCCACCCACCTCAGTTGCCATACAGGACCTATATGTTTGTTCAGAGAGTTGCTGGGCAAAAAAAAGGCACATGATAAGTCACATATGAACAAAGCCACTATAGCTGAGAAAGAATGAGCCTTCCTTTTGTGATGCACGTCACGTCTTGGGACAGAAATgtgcagcttttctttaaagaaaaagagaaatctaaaaattgtttcttttctccagaaaacTCCTTCTTGCATCTTGTTTGACACTGAGATTCAGGGCACTGGTCAATGTGCTGACAGACATTTCATTGCTACCTGATCATGAAATCAATCTGCACCTTGTAGGAGACCACCCGAGACctgagcagctgccagcagggcaGATGTCTCCCTGATCATCACCTTTCCCTCAAGTTCTTCTTAATCCCTGCTTATCCCTTGCCTGTTCTGATATTCTCTCCAGCTTTGGCATCAGTGGGAAGACACCCAAAGCTAGCACTGGTGTGCCATGAGGGTTTGTTATCTGGGGCAGGTTGGTCAGAAGGGGTTCGTACATGGTGTGTACAATGATCCCTGCTGGTAACGTGCTGCATTTTCTGACAGAGCCAGAGCACAGGGTGCTCATTTGGCCTTTCCAGTGGGGGGAACTCTCTTTGtatgcagagcagcagctcagagagtTTGCTACCCCAAAGAAGGAGCAGTGGTGTTCAACACAAGCATTGgttggcagagctgagcagaggaggagggcagTGCAGAGGGAGGCTAAGGAGTTGGCTGCAGGCCTGGGAAGAAAGAGGTGGATGGGAAAAAGGCTGGCTGGCCCTCTCTGGCCcttccaggctctgctgcaTCACCATAAATTCTTGTGTCTGCAATTCTGCATCAGAAAGTTCCTGTATTCACACATCTGGTGCACACGGGTGGTTCCAGGCTGCACTGCAGGACTCTGACAGGAGTGAAAAAACTCTGAAACATCCCTGAGCATTCACCAACCTTCCTTACCAAGGGTGTTCCTATCCCCTCAGCTGGGGATGTTCTCTTATTTAAGCCATGACCCAGgtgggaggaggcagagccttACCTGCTGTCCAGCAGAACGGTGTCCTTGCAGCTCTGCACATCATAGATGGCAACAGAACCATTGAACATTCCCACTGCTAACAGGTTTGGGCTTGCCAGGGAAAAATCCAAAGCAGTAACACCATGTTTACACTGAAAAACACGCTCTGGCCACTGGCAGGTAGAGAAAATACAAGAATGTTTAAGTTAGTTTCTGAATTTCACTTGGTCTTCTCAACACTGGGTGTTAAATCACCAGGTTCTGCTGGGAAAGCCAAGTGCTAGTGGCCACAGGGATCACTTCCAGACAGCAGTTTAGGACTGCATTCTAAATGGTTCCATTTATTTCTTGCTACAactaaattagagaaaaaaaaaatcaagatttgtGCATGCCAGGTCATGTTTCATGATGTTAGGGACCCAGCCACTCTGGTGACATCAGGGAATCCCAGGAGCACTTGATTGTTGCTGATTTGATAAATGTGCATCACAAGCTTGATTCTGGGTGATTTACAGTAGTCTTACACCCAGTTTTGGGTAAAGGAAGTTTGTAGGATAAATAGAACTAAAGGTGTGTGTGCTGATGGCAAGCAGATGCTTTTCTGTCACTCTGTAAGAGATTTCCAtggttcttttaaaaaagggcAACTAAATTAAAAAGATCCCTTTTCAGCTGGCTAGGTGAGATATAGAGGTTACATCTATGAAACCTCCTGTCTTTTTGGCACCATTATGAGAAGTTAGATTagataattataattaattatatactttttatttttccttcagcctGATGGAATTTGATGGTTCAATGGGAGATGGATTGGGAGGCATAAGCCTTAAATTTAAAATCCAGGTCTGTATTAAACAAATGATCTCCAGCTTTTGAAAAACCAAAGGTaaatggttttgtttccccCCTTGCTGTGCTTAAGACTTTTCCAGTCTCACAAACAATTAATTTTGAGACAGCTGAGTGTACCCACAGTAATACCCAGACAGATTTCCAGGTGGTGGTAAGGACTGGAAATGGGATCCAGAGATCTGTGCTGCTAAGGTGCCTGGCAGGGAGTGGTGCTACCTCCAGGCTGGTGCCATTTGTTAGGTTTTTGGTAGCCTGTGTGCAGggagtttaatttttaaacactttgcTAGGTACTGCAGTTGGAACCCAGTTTCCAGAAATGTTTGGGCTACTAGATTTGACCTTACTGGCCAGGTCCTGCTTTTTTGAAACAGGAAGAGGGAAATAAACTAAAGCAGAAgtactgcagcagaaaaatgcattgaaggaaggaaaaaaatgaaagaaaactggCTGATTGTTACCCTGGGGTTCTTCAGGGACCAACAGCAAGCCAAgcctttcttctgttctttaaaaTCAAATGCTCCATAGCCAACAGCCAAGAGATCCTAAAAGCACAGGTGCAAAGGTCTCAGTTTAACCAGAAATTCAGTAGCCTGTTTCTAAAagcctttcttcttctgtttctaaaactttcttttttaacagtCCTGCTCAGAGCAAAGTCTGGACAGGTAATGCTTGTGTCAAATGCAAGTGGAGAAGCAGAAGCTAAACAGGAACTGTAGGATACTGGAAACTGGTTCCACTGGAAGCACATGCATAGTCACCCCTTCCCTGGCCCTTTCCAGAGAGGAACAGACATTATCCCATGACCATATTTCAGTGTGCAGTATTTAATGGAATATATAagattccttctgcttttctatGTTGATGTTAGCTGTAAAAGgacctccagctcctcactttcagctctgcagtgggCTCCAGTGGATTCCATTTGGTCCTTGCCATAAGAAGtaagaaacagcagcaaggtTTGTCCTTAACTCCATTCGTCTTCTTTCCCTACACACACCAAGTCTGTGACACTAACACTTTGGAAGTATTTGTCTTATAATTTTAAGACTGATACCTACAAGTGTGTCCAGCTTTACAGGATCTGGAGCTCTGGTGTGCTAACATTGTGGAATGgtctttatctttttattttttattattattttttccctttgagacAATCTTCTTGGTTTTATGTTTCTCATCCTCACCTGCTTTTTACCTTCCTTCCATTCATTGGTTTCCTTGTGGCTGCAGGAGAGCCAGTTGCTCAGAAATCTGAGCCTCTTATTATGCATCTGCCCCTTCAAACCTGCTGACTGCTGCTGTCTTGGGGGGTGTGGCTGGTAGGGCTCAGAGAGCTGGGATCTAAACTAATAAACTCCCTTTTAATAGTAAGAAATTTCAGCTTCCAGGTCTGTGACAGACCAAATCTATTATCTGTGCTCtccaggtgggtgctggtgaTGAGGGGATGAGTTCTGGGCCAGTCAGAACTGCTGTGATAGATCTGTAGGCAAAGCTTGGTGCAGTTGGAACAATGAGATGTTGGTGTATGGGAGGGCAAAACTGAGCTTAAAAGCAGGGATTTGGTGACTCACTGGGTTGACTTTGCTCCAAGCCATGCTGCTCACACTGTGCCCATGGGTTAAATCACATCTGTAGGACCACAGCTCTTCCAGCCTGGGAGGTGCAATTCCTTCTGGGGTTTTAGTTAGGTCTGCAACAACTGGGGGATCAACAGAggcttcctccttctcctgctcttcctcatcctcgtgttccttctcctgctcttcttCTTCTGGGGCTTCTTGTTCACCTTCCttcccaggtgctgctgtgccatCAGTCTCTGATGTAACATCAGGATCTAAAATGCACAATTATGGTGGAGTCTGAGTGGGGAACATTTCACCATTTCACTTACCCAGCTCCAGATGTTCACCCCGGGAGGAAAATCTGTGCTTTCAGCAAgtattttacagaataaaaaaaaaaaaaaaaaggaaaattcaaggAATTAAGACACTCTGACTTCTCAAACTGGAATGTTGCTGGGGCCCCAGAAGAGGCTGGGTCAGAATGCTGTAGTGTGCCAGTTGTGCTCCTGGTACCTCATGAGTGGCTTTAGCTACCCAGCAACAAGTTATGAATTTATGTCCCCCAGGAATGTTTCTAAtctcttgtatttaaaaaacctGCTtaaacagggattttttttttccccaggttaAAGGCTGGAATTCAAAGAGCCAGACTTTGATGCTTTGTCACTGTAACTAAGTAATGAGTTGCTGATTACTGGAGAAAATGAAGTGTAGAGCATATTTTTGGATGGTGTTTGCCAAGcatctttttgtttcctcaCCCCTTTATTCTGTGTAATATTCAAATCATGAATTGAtctcttttttctgtatttaatttttttttttagtgcctGTGTTAACTTAGAACTGGAACAGGTAAAATATTGTGTAGCAGTTGTGGCTGCAGTAACTGTACTTTGTGTTAGACATGGAATGTCTGTCATGCTAGAACTTCTCTTTACCACCAGCCTCCTTATAaagtaagaattaaaaaaaaaagcaactgtgaaaggcattttaatgcaaaaaatgGCCGGAGGAGTAATCTGTATCTTAACTGCCAGGAAATCAGCTTAATTAATACTTGAAGTCTCAGTTTGTGGTGAAGGGGAGATGAGCCCGCTCAGAACTCATTCAGTTCTTCCCCCCCAGGTGGAGGGGTGTCTGCCAGTGAGTGTAAACCCACAAAGTTCCCATTTACATCCCATAAATTGTCCTTTCCTTTGTCCATTTCTTAAAAGGCTTTGCTGCCTGTGAGGACACTGAGTGAGGGCCCTAACTCTGCCTCTGAGGAGCAcacacagccctggggctgAGACCAGGCAGACCTGGAAGGACGGGGAGCTGCCGGTAAGCTGCCAGCTTGGGCTGGAAAATGTTCTCCATGAGAACTCTctccatgaaaaataaatcccgTTGGAAGTTGTCTGATGTCAGGATGGCCTCTGCCTGGCATCCCTGCTCTTCCTGCTTTCTGGCAggggctctgctgccttctgcttctgcttctgctctgtCTGGGAGGTTAAAGGCATCGTGCAGCTCCCAGGAGGTGACAGTCGTCCCTGGGAAGGAATTGCTCTGGGTTAGAAGAGTCTCTTGGTTTGGTGGCACCACccaaaaggggaagaaaggttttcaaatcaaataaacatctgttctgcttctccttttgatagagatttttttttttccactcactTTATTCAGACCAACAAATGCACAGGCAGAATGCTTGGCACATCATTCCTCACAGTTTTCTTTGGCCTCCTCCACACCCAGCAATGTCCCTAGGGATGCACAGCTCAGCACGTGTATCTACAACCCAGATGCTCCTCtagaattcattttttttttacatcattcAGGCTGAAcattttgtaaaactgcatcTCTCTGGTGAGGCTGCCAAGAGGTTCTGCCTTCCCCAAGACTTTAAATCTCCTATCAGAAGCTCTCTTCTTTGAATTATGGCAAACAGAACCCAGCATTGCTGAGAAATTAAGGGGGGAAAATGGGAACTGTGCCCTTTCATATTTCCAGATGAGTATGAAGTGAGGTTCTGCTGCTGAAGTGCTGAGgcaggcaggacagggcagctcccagccagccTGGTGTCTGGTTTATCCCAGTGGATGCTGTCTACCAGTACCAGTTTTTTAGGAGAGGGCAGAAAAAGCCCCCACAAACCACACCAGCCTGTCAGAACATGAAGCTCTGGATAGGAAACATCTGctcagaggcagaagaaaaaaaccaaaccctttcCTTAGTATCCTGCCTGCTTGCAGGGGGTCTTCTGAGCCCCCATGATCTAGCTGTGTTCTTCCCcccaaaatatttatgtaatgtAATAATAATCCCAGCTGCAAAGGGTACAAGGTAGTAAGTGAGAGCCTGTTGTATTAAGCACCTTTTCCTGTGTAGTGGTTGGAGAGGTTACCTTTATCTTGCAGGAGGAGCCTGTCACACTGCACCTCCTTGTTCTTTACAGCTCCATTGATGGTTTGCACCATGTTTTCTACAAAGCGGTCGTTGCCAGGCCTGGCTTCACACATCTCACTGTAAATCTTGTTCCTCTCCcttggggaagaaaaattaaaaaaaaaaaaaaagaggagaggaaaggatattgattgtcagaaaaaaattgcattcagTTTTACAGTGTATTTCAGCCCAAGTTGAACAGAGCATGAGACTCCATGTCAGAAGTGCACTGCtcagttgtttgtttggggtttgttgttttcctgtgtttgtttttattgccAGTTCTTATTTCActctgtctttcagcagcaaTTCCTTGAGCTTGTGCTGCTGTTCTACTTGCTGTTCTTCTTGTGCTCACTAGCAGGGAAATCTCCCTTTGATAAGTTGCTGTACACCACTTTGGGGCTGACATCCACAAAAGGTCAGGTCTCCCCATCTGACATCTGTCATGGAGACAACTTTGCTGTGCTctgtccctcccagccctggggaggaagctgaaaaattatGTGTTTTGGGTTAAATACCTAGCACAGGTCATAGGAGGCCAGGGAAGAGAATCTGAAGTGGAAACCCAGTGGATGCAGCCAGGGGCAGACAGGATATTTTACCAGGCATGGTCACAGGGGATGTGGGGAGGTTCTTTCTATCTAGAAACACTCTGAAGAGGTGCAGAGGAAGGCAAGCCTGCCTCATTTGGGTGGATCTTTGGTAT
The sequence above is drawn from the Calypte anna isolate BGI_N300 chromosome 8, bCalAnn1_v1.p, whole genome shotgun sequence genome and encodes:
- the WDR78 gene encoding WD repeat-containing protein 78, with the protein product MQGSAGGRRNPPGRKGSGASSGSHRGASTRGGIPRSRAASCKSQSWSSDSHTAPRGSLVGNKGAPRVFDEEGKDVTPRPLFHPDPDPDSAVPCLFLSRARGSSSSSTSLSKASATESLPDETQDPGSQGATTAGLADVQVRQEEVLTEEDLDRRVDIYLTETETLWILDMSPAVVSTESEDAARILERNKIYSEMCEARPGNDRFVENMVQTINGAVKNKEVQCDRLLLQDKGTTVTSWELHDAFNLPDRAEAEAEGSRAPARKQEEQGCQAEAILTSDNFQRDLFFMERVLMENIFQPKLAAYRQLPVLPDPDVTSETDGTAAPGKEGEQEAPEEEEQEKEHEDEEEQEKEEASVDPPVVADLTKTPEGIAPPRLEELWSYRCDLTHGHSVSSMAWSKVNPDLLAVGYGAFDFKEQKKGLACCWSLKNPRWPERVFQCKHGVTALDFSLASPNLLAVGMFNGSVAIYDVQSCKDTVLLDSSNSLNKHIGPVWQLRWVEQDRGTAGDGKKERLISISADGRVTEWFIQKRLDCTDLMKIKQMGSEQKKLPSEKERKSETRISQRAAGMCFDFHPKDTNLYLAGTEEGHIHKCSCSGTEQFLQTYRGHKAPVYKVAWHPFSTDMFLSCSADWSMMLWHQESQKPLLTFSSTTAFVLDIVWSPKSPFVFAAANESRVEIWDLSLSLFSPSISHSAKPQVSFTSVLFATNTDCLLVGDSEGEVGVLELQNLPAPTTNLVDTLQNIIGPVVATEQ